The Chlorobaculum sp. MV4-Y genome contains the following window.
ACACGGTATCTGAACCAGAGAATGCGATTTTCCTTTGGAGGGGGGAATTTTCGTTATATTTGAAAAAATCTGTAGCGTCTGACGCAAACGTTGACGAGTCGAGGAGGTGCTGAGCGTTGAGATCGGGCGAAAAAGGCAGGGAAGGATTTGTGGACAATGTAGGATTCGAACCTACGACCTTTCGCGTGTGAAGCGAACGCTCTAACCAACTGAGCTAATTGTCCTCAAAAATGAGGAGGTAATGTAGGATTTGGCGACCACTTTTGCAATGGCTTGTGTGATTTTTAAGGTGACCCGGTCTGTTTTTTGCTGATCCGGGCCGGTGAAGATAGCTTCAGGAATGCGTGAAAAGATATTTCACTTCCAACGTCAAAACCAAACCACTCAAATATGGAACAGGAACCAATTCAGGGGAATGTGCTGAAGACCGCTGCGACCGTCGCGGGGGCCGGAGCGTTGTTGTCACCGGCCGGTCTGCCGATTTTGCAGGGAATTGCCGGTATCGCCGTTGTCGGTCTCGGCATCTTTGCCGCCGGAACCGCCGCGATGAAGGTCGGCGAAATGATCTCCGGCGGGTTCGGTCAATCCAAACCGCAACAGGAAGACGATTCGCCTTTCCTCTGATTTTCAGCGCAGGCGATTCTATTTGAGGCTGCCAAGCGCGGCATCGAGTGATTCAGGATCACGGATGGCGGGCTGGCAGCCTCCGCCGGCACAGAGATATGCCGCCGGTTCCCCATTGTGCATTCTCCCGATTGCTGCCGCTTCAGGCAGCAACTCTTCACATGTTTCATCAGCATAGATCAAGGTCAGCTCCGGCCGGTTTTGGCGGAACGCCGTCGAAAGCAGCTTCGTCAATGCCGGATCGCCGCGTTTGCCCGCGAAGATGATCTGTACGGGCGGCGCTGTCGCGACTTGCCTGGCGACAAGCAGCAGCGGAAGCGCTGACGGGTTGTCGTCGAGCGTGCTGCTGAAGTGGCGAATGGTGCGCAGAGCGATGATGCGCAGCTCGTCACGCCCGGTGATGGCGGCAAGCCTCAGATAGTTGAGTGCGCTGACCGAATTGGCCGACGGCTCAGCGTTGTCGTTGTCCTCGATCATGCGCAACGGCACGCTCTTATCGTCAATCGCCGTGCTATAAAAAACGCCCGCTTCCTGGTCAAAGAAGCGCTCGATCTGGGCTTCGGCCAGTCGCATGGCTGCGCGCAACCAATCGGCCTCGAACGACGCTGAGTAGAGGTCGAGCAGCCCCTGAATCAGGCATGCGTAGTCGCTTGCCTTGCCCTCGATTGCCGCTTCGCCGTCACGGTACCTGCGGAGCAGTTTGGCGGATTCGTCGTCGTACAGCGTTTCGAGAATGAAACGTGCAGCCCGTTCGGCAGCTTCGAGCAGCTTTTTCTCGCCGAGAATGAGTGAGCCTTTGGCCAGGGCGGAGATCATGAGGCCGTTCCATGCGGTCAGAATCTTGTCGTCGAGGCCCGGCCTTGGGCGGTGTAATCTCTCCTCAAACAGCTTCTTGCGTGCGCTGTCGAGTTGCCGGGTG
Protein-coding sequences here:
- a CDS encoding thioredoxin domain-containing protein, whose translation is MRAPASQRLSAASTPNGGGFGGEPKFPRPAVLSFLFSHAAATATPHALDMALLTLRKMAEGGIHDHLGVSGLGDGGFARYSTDRFWHVPHFEKMLYDNAQLAASYLEAYQASGKKLFADTARDIFNYVLCDMTSPEGAFWSAEDADSPDPGGSGQKREGAFYLWTEQEITGLLDPEEATLFISAFGIRSEGNAPFDPHGEFTGKNILIRTASDDELARRFGLTTDIVTRQLDSARKKLFEERLHRPRPGLDDKILTAWNGLMISALAKGSLILGEKKLLEAAERAARFILETLYDDESAKLLRRYRDGEAAIEGKASDYACLIQGLLDLYSASFEADWLRAAMRLAEAQIERFFDQEAGVFYSTAIDDKSVPLRMIEDNDNAEPSANSVSALNYLRLAAITGRDELRIIALRTIRHFSSTLDDNPSALPLLLVARQVATAPPVQIIFAGKRGDPALTKLLSTAFRQNRPELTLIYADETCEELLPEAAAIGRMHNGEPAAYLCAGGGCQPAIRDPESLDAALGSLK